GGCGTATTACCGATCCATTGCAGTTTTATCGCACTGTTACTTCTATTCCACGTGCTCAGGCCCGTCTTGATGATATCATCTATGCCGAGCTTCGAGTTGCCCTTGGTGGATACACTTTGATTGAGATTATCTCCAGTGACCGTAATGCTATTATGAAAGAAGTTACTGAGAAATCTAATTCACTTGTTTCCGCTTACGGTATTGAGGTTAATGATGTGCGTATTAAACGTACTGACCTTCCTGCTGAAAATGCCCGCGCTATCTACGGACGTATGAGAGCAGAACGTGAACGTATGGCAAAGCAGTACCGTTCAGAAGGTAACGAAGCCGCGGCACGCATAACTGCTCAAGCTGATAAAGAAAGAGCAATTACGCTTGCTGATGCTGACCTCAAAGCCGAAATCCTTCGTGGTAAGGGTGACGCAATTGCTACTAAAACATACGCTGACAGCTTCGGTAAGGCTCCTAAATTCTATGAATTTAAGAAGTCTCTCGATGCTTATGAAGCAGCTTTCAAGAGTAAGACACGGATAATCCTGTCACAGGACAATCCTTTCTTGAAGTATATGAAGTAGTAGAAGAGTTAAATAAATATATGGGAGGAGTTCTAGAGAACTTCTCCCATATTTAACTGCTCAAAAGAGTTGATTGCTTTGTAAAGTGATAACTGTGGTTTCTCTAAGAAAATTTGTTTCTTGAGGAACCTTTTTTTATATTGGAGCTAAAGTTATGTCGCATAAGCATGTTGTTGTCGGGGCGGGGATAACCGGATCGGTCATAGCGCGGTGCATTGCAGAAGACTGCGGCGAAAAAGTGCTGGTTATCGAGAGCCGTGATCAGATCGGCGGAAACTGTTACAGTCGTTTTGATCCTGAAACAAATATTGAAGTACATAGCTATGGAACACATATTTTTCATACTTCAAATCGCAGAGTCTGGGATTACCTGAACCGCTTTACCGAATTTAACAGTTATCGACATAAAGTTCTGACTACGTATAAGAATCGCACTTATCATATGCCTGTAAACTTACAGACGATTAATTCATTTTTTAATCTTAGTTTACGGCCGCATGAAGTTGCAGGATTTATCCAGAAACAAAGCGAAAAAGAAAATATAACTGATCCTGCCAATCTGGAAGAAAAAGCTATCAGCCTCATCGGTCGAGATCTTTATGAAGCTTTTGTCAAAGGGTATACGCTTAAGCAGTGGGAATGTGACCCGCGTGAACTTTCTGCCGACATAATCAGCCGCTTGCCGTTTCGCCATACTTACGAATGTGACTATTTTACCTGCCGCTATCAAGGTTTGCCGTATAATGGGTACGGTAAGATGTTTGAGAATATGCTGGATCACGAACTTATTACCGTTCAGCTTGAGACAGATTATTTCGATATCCGCAAAGATTTTTCTGAAGATTGTACAGTTTATTATTCCGGTCCGGTTGATCGTTTTTTTAATTATTGTCATG
Above is a genomic segment from Desulfovibrio sp. UCD-KL4C containing:
- the hflC gene encoding protease modulator HflC, whose product is MSLLKKTSAPLAILLIIVVLGIAQSAFIVKQTEKAIVLQLGKPKAGPLGPGLHFKLPFVQNVIYFDSRLLEYDARPAEILTKDKKNMVVDNYSKWRITDPLQFYRTVTSIPRAQARLDDIIYAELRVALGGYTLIEIISSDRNAIMKEVTEKSNSLVSAYGIEVNDVRIKRTDLPAENARAIYGRMRAERERMAKQYRSEGNEAAARITAQADKERAITLADADLKAEILRGKGDAIATKTYADSFGKAPKFYEFKKSLDAYEAAFKSKTRIILSQDNPFLKYMK
- the glf gene encoding UDP-galactopyranose mutase, whose product is MSHKHVVVGAGITGSVIARCIAEDCGEKVLVIESRDQIGGNCYSRFDPETNIEVHSYGTHIFHTSNRRVWDYLNRFTEFNSYRHKVLTTYKNRTYHMPVNLQTINSFFNLSLRPHEVAGFIQKQSEKENITDPANLEEKAISLIGRDLYEAFVKGYTLKQWECDPRELSADIISRLPFRHTYECDYFTCRYQGLPYNGYGKMFENMLDHELITVQLETDYFDIRKDFSEDCTVYYSGPVDRFFNYCHGELTWRSLKFEYETENVGDYQGTSVMNYADIGVPYTRIHEYQHLHPERENKSGKTIISREYSMKWKQGEEPYYPVNTAEDRKRLALYQEEAQKLPQVHFTGRLGQYKYYDMDKAVLAALEICDKVLKR